GGTAGAAGGCCTCGCCCGCTTCGGTGAGCGTGAGCTTGCGGGTGGTGCGGTGCAGCAGCGTGACTTGCGCGTGGGCTTCGAGCTTGCGGATCTGCTGGCTGACAGCCGATGGCGTCATTCCCAGGCTTTCGGCGGCGGCGGCCATCGACCCGCGGGCGACCACCGTGGCGAATACCGCCATTCCCTTGAGGTTGTCCATTGTGAAGCTCCGCTTAAGAGTGAAAGCCAAAATAGCGGCTTTTTCCCTGGTTTTCCGCCGCCTAGGATGGCAAGACTCGAAAAAGGAGAAGAGAACGATGCCGTTAAGCCGTGCAACCGTCGCTACACCCGATGCCGCTCGCTATCTCAAGCGGCTGTGCAACCACTTCGCCCACAAGCTTCCCGTCGAGCAGACCGATAGCCGCGGCGTACTGCGCTTCGATTTCGGCACCTGCCGCCTCGATGCCACGGCCGATGCGCTGTTGCTGGACGCCGAAGCCGCCGATGTGGAGGGCCTGGAGCGCCTGCAGAACGTGGTGGTCAGCCACCTCGACCGTTTCGCCTGGAAAGAAGGCCAACTGCCGGTGAACTGGCAAGCCGCCTGAAAACGCAGGACGCAAAGCGCCAAAACGAAAAACCCGGCCAAGGCCGGGTTTTTTATTGCCTGGAACAAGCCAGGCGTCGCCGATAGTTTTTGACCGCGTTTTAAGTTCCGGTCACATAAAGATCGCCTATTTATAGGTGTGGATTAGTAACGACCCAGTAATCATTGATTGATTTTTTGATCAATATTTGACCGAATCGAAAAGTCAATACTTTGAAATATCTTGTAACCGTGTGACCACTTTTACCCCGAGTTATCCACACGGTCGATGCGCAAAATCTGTACAGAACGCCCCTTGACCCGGAATGCGGCCTGGTACGGCCAGCGCTCGATAGATAGTTCGCGCACACCTGGCACCTCGCTGGGCGCGCCGCTGCTGCTTTGCTCCAGGTTCATCAGCGGGCGCACCTGCTCGACGATGTCCTGGATGGCTCGCAGCGCTTTCTCCGGGCCGATAAGCACTACGTAGTGGTCGTAGATGGCGTCCAGGTCGGCAGCCGCCTTGTGCGTCCACTGCAGGCTCATGCCAGCCCCCATTTCGCTTCGATGACGGTGTGCTCCAGCAGGTGGCCGGCATCGGCATCCGCCACGCCTTCATCGATCGTCGCCACGTGCCAGCTCTGCCGCTCCAGGTACTGCGCCAGGGCCTGGCGCAGGTGATACGGGCGGTCGCGATGGGTGGCACGGGCCAACTGGTCCAGCGCTTCGACAAGGGCGTCATCCGCGCGGAAGGAAACAACGGTGGTCAATTTTCGTACAGCTCCGTTTACGCTGTATACAGTGTTTACAACGATAACATACGTATACGAATCAAGCACTTGGCGGGGGAGGGTTTTTGCGGGAGGAGTTGCTTTAGAGCGCTCAGCGTGTGGTGCGGGCTGCGCCGTCACTTTCGCGGCAGCGAAAGTTGGCTTCCGGCTTTGGGGATTTGCCCGGAGGGGTCGGTGCAGCAGGCTTGCGAGGCGACGGCCTGAATCCCACACAACAACAACAGGAGCCTCCCGCGATGCTGCTCGACTACCTGATCATGCTGGTCTACGCCTTGGGCATGCTTGCCCTGGGCTGGTACGGAATGCGCAAGGCGCGCAACCAGAACGACTTCCTCGTGGCAGGGCGCCGTCTCGGCCCGGGTCTCTACCTGGGCACCATGGCCGCTGTGGTTCTGGGCGGCGCCTCCACCATCGGCACGGTGAAGCTCGGCTATCTCTACGGGCTGTCCGGCCTGTGGCTGGTGTTCATGCTGGGCCTGGGCATCATCGTGCTCAGCCTGGTGTTCTCGCGGCAGATCGCGCGGCTGAAGGTCTACACCGTCACGCAGATCCTCGAGCAACGCTACCAGGCGTCCTCGCGGTTGATTGGCGGCGTGGTGATGGTCGCTTACGACCTGATGGTGGCGGTCACCGCTACCATCGCCATCGGCTCGGTGACCGAGGTGGTCTTCGAGATCCCGCGTATCCCGGCGATCCTCTGCGGGGGCGGCATCGTCATCGTCTACTCGGTGATCGGCGGCATGTGGTCGCTGACCCTCACCGACATCATCCAGTTTGTCATCAAGACCCTCGGCATCTTTGCCGTGCTGCTGCCGTTGTCGATCCACGAGGCGGGCGGTCTGTCGCGCATGCAGGAAGTGTTGCCGGCGGGCTTCTTCGATCTCGGCCACATCGGTCTGGATACCATCCTCACCTACTTCCTGCTGTATTTCTTCGGCGCACTGATCGGCCAGGACATCTGGCAGCGTGTGTTCACCGCGCGCAGCGAGAAGGTGGTGCGCTATGCCGGCCTCGGCGCGGGCGTCTACTGCATGCTCTATGGCCTGGCCTGTGCGCTGATCGGCGCCGCCGCCCATGTGCTGCTGCCCAACCTGGCAGTGCCGGAAAACGCCTATGCCGAAGTCACCCGCCAGGTGCTCCAGCCCGGTTTGCGCGGCCTGGTGGTCGCGGCGGCGCTGTCGGCCATCATGTCCACCGCCTCGGGCTGCCTGCTGGCTGCCGCCACGGTGTTCCAGGAGGACATCTATTCGCGCTTCCTGCGCCCCGGCGCACCCAACGGCCTGCGCGAAAGCCGTCTGTTCACGCTATTGATGGGCGTGGTGATGCTGGCCCTGGCGTGCCTGGTGAACGATGTCATCGGCGCCCTGAGCATTGCCTATAACCTGCTGGTCGGTGGCCTGCTGGTGCCGATTCTCGGCGCGCTGCTGTGGCGCCGCGCTTCGGCTCGCGGGGCCATCGCCAGCATCGTCGTCGGCAGCCTGGTGGTGGTCCTGTTCATGATCATCGACGGCGTTCTCGCCAACACCCCCATCGCCTACGGCCTTCTCGCCAGCCTGCTCACCTTCGTGGTGGTCAGCCTCGCCGGCGCGCCGGCCGCCAGCCTGCAGGCGCAGGTCGACTGACCCCTCTCACCCATCAGGAGACAACCCATGCCCCATGACTTCCCGCAACCCATGGACGCCGCCGAGATTCCCCGCTTCGCCGGCATTCCCAGCTTCATGCGCCTGCCGATCTTCGAGGATCCGGCCCAGGTGGACATCGCGCTGCTCGGCGTGCCGTGGGACGGCGGCACCACCAACCGCGCCGGCGCTCGCCACGGCCCGCGCGAGGTGCGCAACCAGTCGAGCCTGATGCGCAAGGTGCACCATGTCAGCCGCATCGCACCCTACGATCTGGTGCGTGTCGGCGATATTGGCGATGCGCCGGTGAATCCCATCGATCTGCTCGATTCGCTCAAGCGCATCGAAGGCTTCTACCGCCGCATTCACGCCGCCGGGACTATCCCGCTGTCGGTCGGCGGCGACCACCTGGTGACCCTGCCGATCTTTCGCGCGCTGGCCGCGGAGCGGCCGGTCGGCATGGTGCATTTCGATGCCCACTCCGACACCAATGACCGCTACTTCGGCGACAACCCCTACACCCACGGGACGCCGTTCCGCCGCGCTATCGAGGAGGGGCTGCTGGACCCGAAGCGCACCGTGCAGATCGGCATTCGGGGCTCGATCTACTCGGCCGAAGACGAAGCCTTCGCCAAGGACTGTGGCATCCGTGTGATCCACATGGAGGAGTTCGCCGACCTGGGCGTGGAGGCCACGCTCGCGGAGGTACATCGGGTGGTGGGACAGGAGCCGACCTACGTGACCTTCGATGTGGACGTGCTCGACCCGGCATTCGCGCCCGGTACCGGTACGCCGGAAATCGGTGGGATGACCACCTTGCAGGCGCAGCACATGATTCGGGGCCTGCAGGGGCTGAACCTGATCGGCGCCGATGTCGTGGAGGTGTCGCCGCCGTTCGACCAGGGTGGGGCGACCGCGCTGGTGGGCGCCACCATGATGTTCGAGCTGCTCTGCGTGCTGGCCGACTCGATCGCATCGCGCCGCTGACGGCCCCGGGGGTTCACGGGGCGGCATCGTCGGCGCTATAACGAAGGGCCTGCGCCCGCCGTTGCGAGAACCCCCATGCTGGGCAATCTTTCCGATATCGACCTGCGCCTGCTGCGCACCTTCTGCACCATCGTCGAAGCGGGCGGCTTCACGGCCGCCCAGGTTCGCCTGAACACCAGTCTGTCGCGGCTGAGCGTGTTGGTGCGCGACCTCGAAGTGCGCCTGGGCTATTCGCTGTGTCGGCGTGGCAGCAGTGGCTTCCAGCTCACCGAGGAAGGGCAGCAGTTGTATGAGGCAGCGCAGGGATTGTTCGTTGATATCGAGCGCTTCCGCGAGCAGGTGACGGGCCTGGGTGGCCGCGACCGCGAGGTGTTGCACCTGGGCTGCGTGGATGGCGTGCTCGGCCAGCAATGCTGGCCGTTGCCGCTGGCGATCCGGCTGTTCCGCGAGGCTCATCCGCGAGTGCGTCTGAACCTGCATACCCAGCGCCCGGATGAGCTGGAGAACGCCGTGCTGGAGGAGCGCCTGCAACTGGCCATCGGCGCCTTCCACCATCGCTTGTCCGGGCTCTGCTACCAACTGCTGTTCCGCGAGGAACAGAACCTCTATTGCGCCCGTGAGCATCCGTTCTTCGAGCGTGCGCAGGACGAGCCGTCGCTGGAGCAGATCTGCGCCGCCGAGTATGTCGGGCGTGGCTACATGGCTGAGAGCCGGCGCCCCCACGGCCTGGTATTCAGCCGTTCCACCAATGCGTACAGCATGGAGGCCATCGCCAACCTGGTGTTCAGCGGCACCTTCATCGGCTATCTGCCGACCCACTACGCCGGCGAATGGGTTGCCGAAGGGCGCCTGCGGGCGATCCGTCCGGCGCAGTTGGCCTATGTCTCCGAATTCCATTGCGTGACGCGCCAGGGCGCGGAGCCGGGAGAGGTGCTGGGAGCGTTCCTCGATGCGCTGGCGCGCGCCCAGGCCGAGCTGGGGAGCGGAGAGCTGGCCCCGTGAGCCGTCTGCAGGCGCTGCACGAGGACGGCTTCGTCCTGCTGCGCGGGTTGCTGGATGCCGCGCAGGTGGCCGAGGTGCGCGGGTTGATCGACGGCCTGCGGCCGCTCCACTGGGACTACGAGGGCCTGGTGGATCATTACAAGTGCGTGTTCAACCGTTCGCCGCGCTGGCTGCCGTATCTCGATCCGCCAGGCTTGATCGAGCTGGCGGAGGCAGCGCTGGGTACGGACTGCCATGTGATCGGCCAGACGGCCTGGCGCTGCCACCCCGGCTTCATCGGCGCGGAGATGCACCAGGACTATCTGCCTGTTGCGTTGCCGGCGCCGGGGTTCGAGCTGCCGATGTTCATCTGCACCGCGCAGATCTATCTCGACGATATCGATGAGGCGCTGTGTCCGACGTGGGTGATTCCCGGTAGTCATCGCGCCGGTCGCGCGCCGGCACCTGACGAGCGCGAATGGCAGGGCCGGAAGGCCGAGCCCGTGCTCTGCCAGGCTGGCGATTGCTTGCTGTTTCGCAGTGACCTGTGGCACGCCGGTAGCCGCAATCGCAGCCAGCGCACGCGCTACCTGTTGCAGGTGCACTATGGCCGGCGCATGGTCGCGCAGAAGTTCTCGCCCTATCTGGAATGGGCCTTCAATCCCGAGATCGTGGCTGCCTGCACGCCACGACAACGGCGCTTGCTGGGCGACCATGAGGCCGCCGAATACGACTGACGCTCAGCGGGGCGCGAGCAGCCAGGCATGTAGTTGCTGAAGGATGGCATCGCCTTGTGCGCAGTCCGCTATCAGGTAGTAACCGGACCAGTTGTCCCAGCCGCTCTTGAGCAGCACATCGCCGAGGCGAAAATGCGGTCCGATGGTAACGTCGAAGGTTCCGCCGATGTGATCGTGCTGGACTGTTGCGGCGCCCAGCGCGTGGAGATGCTCCAGCAGCGACGGCCACTGATTGGCAGGATCGTCTTCCATGTTCAGCGACAGGTGACCCTTCGCGGTTCGGAAAAGCATCGGTTGGGTTGGCATCGGATCAGTCAGGGATAAGAGGAGCAAGCATGGACAGAGTACACGGCGGCGGTTGCCACTGCGGCCAGCTGCGTTACGAGTGCAACGCACCGCTCACGGACGTCGCCCATTGCCACTGTTCGATCTGCCGGCGTACCACTGGCGGCATCGTCACTACCTGGGCCACGGTGCCGCTGACGAGCTTCCGCTGGACTATCGGCAAGCCCGCCGAGTACCGCTCATCAGCCTCCTGCGTGCGCTACTTCTGCGCTCATTGCGGGGCTCAGTTGGCGCTGTTCACCGACCTTGCGCCGGATACCCTGGATATCACCACGGCAACGCTGGACGACGTCGCCGAGGTCGTGCCGGGCCGGCATATCTGGGTGAAGAGCCGGCTGCCGTGGATCCATCTGGATGAGCAGTTGGAAGATGAATGGGAAGAGAAGCTCTAGCGCCAGCGCTGGGTGAGGGCGCCAGGGTGACACCCAGCGCTGGCGGCTCAGGAGCAGGTGAGCTATCCGGCGCTGCGAGAGCGCCCGCCTCCCGTCAGGGCAGCTCGAACCCGCCCGCCGCCTTGTGCAGTTCCCGCAGGTGCGCGCTGATCTGCCGGGTGTTGGCTTCCAGCGCCGCCAATTCGTCGCGGCGCTCGGGCGTCAGCAGTGCGCGCACTTCGCGGTCGAGGTTGTCGCTGAGCTGGCGCAGATGCTTCTGCCGCTGCTGGGTCTGCTGTTCGAGGGTGACGGTTTCCTTTGCCTGGGGCAGGCCGTAGCCACCATCCAGAAGCTCTGCCGGGCGGCTGAGGAAGCCGCTGTCGTCGAGGATCTGCTGCAGGGTCTTGCCGGCGGTGGCGAGCCTGGAGTTGTTGCCCAGGTCGTCGCGGTTGCTCAGGTAGAGCTGCTTGAGTTCGTCCTGGGCCAGCAGCAACTGGCGGCGTAGGGATGCCTGTTCGAGCAACAGCAGCGCGGCGCTCGCGCGCAGATCGGCCTTGTCGAACCACGGGCGGCGCTCCACGGCGGGCAGCGCGAGCCAGTCCTCGACCTTCTCCTGGCGGATGTCCAGGCGCTTCTTCAGCACGTCGAACATGGCCTGGTAGCGGTCGCGGAAGGAGTCGAAGCGGTAACCCAGGCGCAGGGCTTCCTTCGGGTTCTCCAATACGCTCGCGTCGGCGATCCGCTGGTTTTCCAGCAGGCCGAGTACGCCGTAGGGGGTGATGCTGTCCATGTTCTGCAGGCTCTGCCGGGGGATGCCGCCGCGTAGCAGCTTCAGCGTCTCGACAGCGCAGTTGTTGGACAGGAAGTAGTAGTTGCCGTCGTAGCTCCAGTGGGTCTGCGCGGAGCGCTCCACCAGGCTGTTGACCTCTTCGCGGCTGAGCTTGAGCGGAATCGATGCAAGGCTGCGCAGTTCGACCTTGGTGTATTCCTCGATCACTTGCGACAGCGGCAGCACAAACAGGCGCGAGGGGTAGACACCGGTGAGGCCGTCCCAACTGGAAAGCTGAAGGTCGCCGACGAAGGCGCGGAACGACAGCACCAGGTGCTGGTCGAGGTCGAGCCGGCAATCCGGCCCGCGCGGACGGCCCGGCGCGCAGACGACCAGGCGTAGCATGGTGTGGCCCCAGCGGCTGGCGATGTCGTTGTTGGCTTCGGCGATCAGGTAGTCCACCTCGTAGACCCGCTCCGGGTCGAGGTAGCCCAGTGGCTGGCGACCGAAATCGCGGCCGGCGTTGAGGTAGGCGTAGCTGCTTGCGCACTGCTCGCGTTGAGTGCGCTCGCCAAAGCGCGAGGCGTAGTAGCGGTACAGCGAGGGGCGGCGGCAGGCATAGCTCGGGTCGAGGAGGAAGTACTCCATGTTGACCGCGGCATACTCGCGCGGGTTGCTCAGCTCGTAGCTGTCCGGGCTGCGCAGGATGAATCGGTTGTGCTGCTCGCGCTCGCCGTGGCGGCCCGCGTACTGGGGCCAGCCGGCGAGGTCGAGCAGGCGTGGATCATCCGACAGGGTGAAGCGGCGACCGGTCTGGCCACGGCATTCGTCGGGCGCGCCAACACGGCCCAGACTCTTGTCGCGCATCGTGCAGCGACGGATGACGCGCGCTTCGTCGGCGTCCCACAGGCGGGCGCGGTCATAGAGATGGGTGAGTTCGTGGAGCAGGGTGGCCAGTAGTTCGCGGCGGAGAGTGCCGTGGGCGCGGCCAGTCTGCTGCGTGGCGGCGCTACCATCGGTGAGCGCGGCGAGATAGCGGGTGTTCAGGGCAATGGCGCCGGGCCGCAGGGCACGGCCCATGCCGTTGCTGGGCAGGTCATCGCGCCATTGCACCTCGACGCGGCGGTCGAGACGCTCGACGAAGCTGTCCGGCAAGGTGCGCAGCGCTTCGTCCAGCAACTGCTGGCTGGCTTGGCGCTGTGCGCTGGAAAGTCCTTCGTCGTTGAGCTCCAGGCGGAGAGCGGCGTGGCTGCTGGCGGCGACGATCAGTGCGAGGGCCGCCAGCCAGCGGCCAGCCCGGAGCCTCACAGTGCGAGGATGGCTTCGGCCAGCGCCTGGTCGGAGGCGTCGCGCGCTTGCGGTACGTCTTCGCGCAGAACCTTGAATGCGGCTTCGAGCTGGGCGCCACGGATCGCACCGTCGCTGCCGACGAAGCTGGCGGCGTCGTCACGCGCTTCCTGCACCACTTTCATGTCGCGGATGGAGGTGGTGGTGTCCGAGGTGAAGTCGATGCTGCGGGCGAAGGCGTTGGTGGTGATGTTGAATACGCGAATCACCGACTGGGCCTGGACGCTGGAAGCGCAGGCGGCGAGCAGCAGACCGACGATCAGGGGGCTCTTGGAAATCGAGCTGAGGCGCATGGATGTCTCCGAAAGGGCAGCAGACGCTGCTCACGACTTATTGGGCAAGAATCGCTTCGGCCAGTTCCCGATCATTTGCCGCAAGTTCCGGATGGCGCTGGCGGAGCCAGTGCAGCGCGGCTTCCAGGCGTACGCCGCGCAGTTCGCCACCGGTGGCGATGAACCCCGCCGCGTCGTCACGGGCGCTGCGCAGCAGCTTGTTCTCGAACGGCGTGCTGGTCAGTTTGCTGGTGACATAGCTGGTCCCTGCCGGGAACTGGGTGGTCTGGTCGAACGCCAGCGCAGGCATGGAGCAGAGCAGGATCGGCAGCAGTAAGGACAGGAAACGCATTGGCGGAAATGATCGGAAAAGCACGGCCGCCAAGGCTAACGGAATGCGCGGGCGAGGGCCAGCGCGGCGCGCCGGGCGGAGCGCCCGGCGCAGGCGGGGCTCAGATGGTCAGGATGGCCTGGGCCAGCTGCTGGTCGTTGGCGGCAAGGGCCGGCATCTTGGTACGGATGTGGCGCAGTGCGGCTTCCAGATGGGCACCACGGATTTCGCCACGGCTGGCGACGAAGGTGGCGGCATCGTCCTTGGCTTCGAGCACGATCTTGTCGTCCTTGAAGGAGTTGCTGATGTTGGACGTGGCGTCGCTCGTTGCGCCAGTGGCGCGCACCGACAGGTCGGTGGTGTAGACGAAGCTGGTGGCGAACGCGCCCGTGGCGCAGCCGAGCAGGGCGGCGGCGGCGATCAGTCGAAGGCTTTTCTTCATATGGAGTGGCTCCGGATAAGACGAACAAGGTGGCCGGGGCGGCCACTCTACCTGACGTCAGACTAGCCAAGACTGATTGGCGTCACCAGCGTTCAGCGCCAGAACGGTTTCGAGATTTCATGCAGGCGGTCGCTGGGGCTGAGGCCGATGTCGGCCAGTTGACGACAATCCAGTGCTGCCAATTGTTTCCGGGTGCGGCTGTTGCGGCGCCATTCACACAGGGTTTGCAGCAGGCAGCGAAGCTTCGAGGGGCGGGGGTTCGACAGCAGGGGCAGGGGGACAAGGCGCTCCATGATGGGCCTCCGTGCGACCGGGGATGCGGTCGGTACAGGCTCTCACCAAGGGCAGTCAGGCATCAGGCGCAGGGATGTGAAATTGCGCAAGCACAGTCGCGGCGGCAAGGCCGACTGTTCCGCTCAGGAACGACGAGGCTGTTCCGGTGTGTTGGCAGGCAGCAGGAACTGCCGGTATAGCGGTGGGAGAGGGAAGGGGGTCGGTATTGCCGCGGGCCGCTGCAATTGAGCGGCCTCAGGCAATCTACCAGTACAGATATGTCGAACCTGGAGAGTGGCTCGGTTGTACCGGTCTATCAGCGCCAGAACGGCTTGTTCAGTTCGGCGTAACGCTGGGCTTCGCTGATGCCGGCATCGGCCAGCAGGCGGGAATCCAGGCGAGCCAGCTGGCGGCGGCTCTCGATCCGGCGCTGCCACAGGCGAACGGTGCCGACGAGGCCACGATGGGCGCTGGAAGTAGTGCGGGTAGTGCTCAGAGCTGCGGAACCGAGGGTACGTTCCATGGTGGTCATCCTTCTCGCTTGTGGCGAGTAGTCAGTTGCTGAATTGATTGAGCATATGATCTGACTATTTGGTCAGGACGGACAGGTACAGTTGCACAGTATTGCGCGTGATCAGCCGATTGTTATTTTGAACTGTAATGGTCTTTTTGAGGGCGAACTGTATCGCTGCGCTCCATTGTGGTGCGCAATTGGCGGGTGCCTGGGGCATTTCGAGGGTGCCGATGAACTCGGCGATAGGAAGAGTTGAACAGTTGGAGCGGGATAAAAATCTGTTCAGTAGTGTTTTTACGTGGTTTTTTTCCGGCTGTAAACCCTTGCGGGCCATTCATTGCTGAATGGCCCGCAAGTCGTCTGGAATCAGCTGGCTGCCAGCATGTGGCCGCGTTCTTCCAGGTTGATATGCCACTCCAGAGCTTCGCGCAGGATATGCGGGGTGTGGCCGCCGCGCTTGCAGGCTGCATCGAAGTAACTGTTCAGGGCATCGCGATAGGACGGATGCACACAGTTGTCGATGATTGCCCGTGCGCGCTCGCGCGGAGCCAGGCCACGGAGGTCGGCGAGGCCGATTTCGGTGACGAGGATATCCACATCGTGTTCGGTGTGGTCAACGTGGCTGACCATTGGCACGACACTGGAGATGTTGCCGCCCTTGGCAATGGACTTGGTGACGAAAATCGCCAGGTGCGCATTGCGCGCGAAGTCGCCGGACCCGCCGATGCCATTCATCATCTTGGTACCGCCAACATGGGTGGAGTTGACGTTGCCGTAGATGTCGAACTCCAGTGCGGTATTGATGCCGATGATGCCCAGGCGGCGCACTACTTCGGGATGGTTGGAGATTTCCTGCGGGCGCAGTACCAGCTTGTCCTTGTAGCGCTCCAGATTGCCGAACACGTCGGCATTGCGGCGCGTCGACAGGGTGATTGAGCTGCCCGAGGCGAAGCGCAGCTTGCCGGCGTCGATCAGGTCGAAGGTCGAGTCCTGCAGTACTTCGGAGTACATGGTCAGGTTCTCGAAGGGCGAGTCGATCAGGCCACACATCACCGCATTGGCGATGCTGCCGATGCCGGCCTGCAGCGGGCCGAGGCTGTTGCTCATGCGGCCTGCATCTACTTCGCGCTTGAAGAAGTCGATCAGGTGGTTGGCGATGCCCTGGGTCTCATCGTCCGGCGGCAGTACGGTCGAGGGCGAGTCCGGCTGGTCGTTGACTACGATGGCGACGATCTTCTCCGCCGGGATCGGGATGGCGGTGCTGCCGATGCGGTCATCCACCTTGGTCAGCGGAATCGGCGTGCGGGTCGGACGGTAGGTCGGGATATAGATGTCGTGCAGGCCTTCGAGGTTGGTGTTGTGCGCGACGTTGATCTCTACGATCACCTGCTTGGCGAAGATCGCGAAGCTGGCGGAGTTGCCGACGGAGGTGGTCGGTACGATGTGCCCTTCTTCGGTGATCGCGACAGCCTCGATGACGGCGATGTCCGGCAGCTTGAGCTGGTGGTTGCGCAGTTGCTCGACGGTTTCCGAGAGGTGCTGGTCGATGAACATCACTTCGCCGGCGTTGATCGCCTTGCGCAGGGTGCTGTCGACCTGAAACGGCATGCGGCGGGCCAGTACGCCTGCTTCGGTGAGCTGCTTGTCGAGGTCGTTGCCGAGGCTCGCGCCGGTCATCAGGCTGATGCGCAGCGGTTCCTGCTTGGCGCGCTGGGCGAGGGCCTTGGGTACGGCCTTGGCTTCGCCGGCGCGGGTGAAGCCGCTCATGCCGACGGTCATGCCGTCCTTGATAAGGGCCGCGGCCTGGTCGGCAGTCATCACCTTGTCCAGCAGGGAGGACATACGCACGCGATCACGGTACATGGAAAAACCTCGGGCAGTAGGAAGTGCGAGGCCGCCAGTCTATGGGTTCGGCGATTTTTCGCCCTTATACCAAGGTCGCAAAATCACCCGGCCGGTTGCCTCCTTACTACCAAAGTTCATGTGGGTATGAATTGCCTGAAGGCAATGGCCGCTCAGTCAGCGGCCAGGGGTGGATGAACGGTATTCTGGAGAGATTCGAACTCCAGTACCGGGGGGAAGCTGACGGCCTTCAGCGGGTATTGGCGATCCTTGCGCTCGTAGACAGTGACCCAGTGCGCCAGTCGATAGCGCGGCACGTAGTTGTCGCGCAGCCACTGGCTGTTGGACAGGTGGTAGGTGAGCGTCAGCGGGTTTCGCGTGACGAAGCCATGGATCAGCACCACGTCCGGGCTCTTGTCGTAGACATACTGCAGTGCGCCCTCCAGGCCGATGTCGCGGTCAGCGTTGGAGCGCAGGCCGATCAGAGGGTCGACCACGTGCTTGTAGAGCTGCTTGGCGCTGTTGTTGGCGGCGTTGAGGTTGAAGTAGTACAGCGATACCGGGGGCGAGGCGAGGCCGAGCAGGTCGACGAACTGCTGCTGCATGCCGGCCAGGTAGGCGGTCTGTCCCATCTGGTCGTAGACGATGCGCAGGCCGTCGGGGTAGTTCTCCCGCAGGAAGTGGCCGATGGCGGCCTGGTAGTTGCCGTCGAGGCTCTGTGCCGCCAGCATCGGCGAGCGCTGTGCCAGCGCGTCGTCGAGCGGTACATGGCTCTGTGGGTCGCGCAGCTTGTAGCGATAGGACGCCAGCGCGCCAGCCGGATCCTCCGCGACGAGGCGGCCCATCAGCAGCAGGGCGTTGGGGCTGCGGCCAGCGAACAGCTCGATGCGCGGAATCCAGATCACGGCGATCACTGCGCAGAACGCGTACAGCGCGACAACGATGCGGGCCGGACGCCAGGAAAGCCGGGTGAGCGCATGGCCCGCGCAGGCGAACAGCAGGTAGAACTGGGGCAGGGCGAGCGCATAGAAGCGGAAGTAGGGTTTGAAGTCGAAGTTCGAGCCGGCGAAGAAGATTCCCATCAGCGACAATGCCACCAGCAGGGAGAAGTGCGCGGGCTGCTGCATGCGCCGTAGCAGCAGGACAGCGGGGATCGCCAGAGCGATCGGGTAGAGGATGCGCAGCTCCTGGAGGACGAACCAGACGTAGGGCCAGTTGGTGCCTTCCGCGGTAATCTTGGCGTAGAACGCGCTGATCTGGACTTCACCGAAGTAGAAGAAACGGAACGCCAGGTACGCCGAATAGCTCACCGTGCAGAGCGCGAAGACGCGCAGGGCGAACGCGCGTTGCCGGGTGAAGGCGAAGAACAGGATGAAGAACGGTACTACAAGGAAGGCTTCCGGGCGGGCGAACAGCAGCAGGGCGAAGGGCAGAGCAGGCAGCCAGCCGACCTTGGCCGGGCGTGAGCTGATCAGCAGGCAACCCGATAGCAGCAGGGTGTAGCCCGCCAGTTCCAGGCCGCTGTTGGCCCACCATACGAATGGGGTGCTGCCGGCGATCATCAGCGCTGCGGCTCCGCCCCAGGCCGGGCTGGCGAAGTTGCGGCCGGCCAGGTACACCAGGTACACGGTACCCATGCCGCAGGCCAGGCCTAGCAGCTTGACCATCAGGA
The Pseudomonas triclosanedens DNA segment above includes these coding regions:
- a CDS encoding DUF1127 domain-containing protein codes for the protein MERTLGSAALSTTRTTSSAHRGLVGTVRLWQRRIESRRQLARLDSRLLADAGISEAQRYAELNKPFWR
- a CDS encoding acetyl-CoA hydrolase/transferase family protein, translating into MYRDRVRMSSLLDKVMTADQAAALIKDGMTVGMSGFTRAGEAKAVPKALAQRAKQEPLRISLMTGASLGNDLDKQLTEAGVLARRMPFQVDSTLRKAINAGEVMFIDQHLSETVEQLRNHQLKLPDIAVIEAVAITEEGHIVPTTSVGNSASFAIFAKQVIVEINVAHNTNLEGLHDIYIPTYRPTRTPIPLTKVDDRIGSTAIPIPAEKIVAIVVNDQPDSPSTVLPPDDETQGIANHLIDFFKREVDAGRMSNSLGPLQAGIGSIANAVMCGLIDSPFENLTMYSEVLQDSTFDLIDAGKLRFASGSSITLSTRRNADVFGNLERYKDKLVLRPQEISNHPEVVRRLGIIGINTALEFDIYGNVNSTHVGGTKMMNGIGGSGDFARNAHLAIFVTKSIAKGGNISSVVPMVSHVDHTEHDVDILVTEIGLADLRGLAPRERARAIIDNCVHPSYRDALNSYFDAACKRGGHTPHILREALEWHINLEERGHMLAAS
- a CDS encoding DUF1127 domain-containing protein — its product is MERLVPLPLLSNPRPSKLRCLLQTLCEWRRNSRTRKQLAALDCRQLADIGLSPSDRLHEISKPFWR
- a CDS encoding DUF2388 domain-containing protein — encoded protein: MRLSSISKSPLIVGLLLAACASSVQAQSVIRVFNITTNAFARSIDFTSDTTTSIRDMKVVQEARDDAASFVGSDGAIRGAQLEAAFKVLREDVPQARDASDQALAEAILAL
- a CDS encoding DUF7844 domain-containing protein; this translates as MRLRAGRWLAALALIVAASSHAALRLELNDEGLSSAQRQASQQLLDEALRTLPDSFVERLDRRVEVQWRDDLPSNGMGRALRPGAIALNTRYLAALTDGSAATQQTGRAHGTLRRELLATLLHELTHLYDRARLWDADEARVIRRCTMRDKSLGRVGAPDECRGQTGRRFTLSDDPRLLDLAGWPQYAGRHGEREQHNRFILRSPDSYELSNPREYAAVNMEYFLLDPSYACRRPSLYRYYASRFGERTQREQCASSYAYLNAGRDFGRQPLGYLDPERVYEVDYLIAEANNDIASRWGHTMLRLVVCAPGRPRGPDCRLDLDQHLVLSFRAFVGDLQLSSWDGLTGVYPSRLFVLPLSQVIEEYTKVELRSLASIPLKLSREEVNSLVERSAQTHWSYDGNYYFLSNNCAVETLKLLRGGIPRQSLQNMDSITPYGVLGLLENQRIADASVLENPKEALRLGYRFDSFRDRYQAMFDVLKKRLDIRQEKVEDWLALPAVERRPWFDKADLRASAALLLLEQASLRRQLLLAQDELKQLYLSNRDDLGNNSRLATAGKTLQQILDDSGFLSRPAELLDGGYGLPQAKETVTLEQQTQQRQKHLRQLSDNLDREVRALLTPERRDELAALEANTRQISAHLRELHKAAGGFELP
- a CDS encoding DUF2388 domain-containing protein, giving the protein MKKSLRLIAAAALLGCATGAFATSFVYTTDLSVRATGATSDATSNISNSFKDDKIVLEAKDDAATFVASRGEIRGAHLEAALRHIRTKMPALAANDQQLAQAILTI
- a CDS encoding DUF2388 domain-containing protein, which codes for MRFLSLLLPILLCSMPALAFDQTTQFPAGTSYVTSKLTSTPFENKLLRSARDDAAGFIATGGELRGVRLEAALHWLRQRHPELAANDRELAEAILAQ